From Verrucomicrobia bacterium S94, the proteins below share one genomic window:
- a CDS encoding thioredoxin family protein, producing MKVQILGTGCPKCKKTAEAAQSAIDELGIDAEIEKVTDLNEIMKFGVMLTPALAVDGDVKVVGKVPTVDDVKKMLK from the coding sequence ATGAAAGTACAGATACTGGGCACCGGATGTCCGAAATGCAAAAAAACGGCGGAGGCGGCTCAATCGGCCATTGATGAACTGGGTATTGATGCTGAAATCGAAAAAGTGACCGACCTGAATGAAATTATGAAGTTCGGAGTCATGCTGACTCCCGCGCTGGCGGTGGATGGCGACGTTAAGGTCGTGGGTAAAGTTCCCACGGTGGATGATGTAAAGAAAATGCTGAAATAA
- a CDS encoding trypsin-like serine protease has protein sequence MRIHLFLIVAALTATARAGDVILKGGAKIQAPLLKNTDGATVLDLGFDVLRIPKDEILATYEDEPVEGTVPTDSNALYNVQIPARITTAEAAELYAPAVVLVKTAAGLGSGFFTNKEGYLITNFHVIAGEKKISVTQFLQENQVLRRVVHKDVDIIATAPFHDLAVLKVNNFDTEITPVVFAPDEKMSIGEAVFAIGNPLGLERTVTEGVLSQTHRNFGGILYLQVDAAVNPGNSGGPLFNARGQVIGIINMGVPTMEGLNFAIPARHAKYILDHIDAFAYDATNPESGFVYPDAPRRPGKFTSAQKEKSDVVLP, from the coding sequence ATGAGAATACACCTGTTTTTAATCGTTGCCGCCCTGACGGCCACCGCCCGTGCGGGCGATGTCATCCTCAAGGGCGGGGCTAAAATTCAGGCCCCGCTACTGAAAAATACAGACGGAGCCACCGTACTGGATCTCGGATTTGATGTACTGCGGATTCCCAAAGACGAAATTCTCGCCACCTACGAAGACGAACCGGTGGAAGGTACGGTTCCGACCGACTCCAATGCCCTTTACAACGTCCAGATTCCCGCACGCATTACAACGGCTGAAGCCGCTGAACTTTACGCGCCGGCAGTGGTTCTAGTGAAAACCGCCGCCGGACTCGGCTCCGGATTCTTTACTAATAAAGAAGGATACCTCATCACCAACTTCCACGTCATTGCCGGCGAAAAGAAAATATCCGTCACCCAGTTTCTGCAGGAAAACCAGGTGCTGCGCCGGGTCGTACACAAAGATGTCGATATCATCGCCACCGCCCCGTTTCATGATCTCGCGGTGCTGAAAGTGAACAATTTCGATACCGAAATCACCCCGGTCGTTTTTGCCCCCGACGAAAAAATGAGCATCGGCGAAGCCGTCTTTGCCATCGGAAATCCCCTTGGGCTGGAACGCACCGTGACCGAAGGGGTACTCAGCCAGACTCATCGCAATTTCGGTGGAATCCTCTATCTTCAGGTCGATGCCGCCGTCAACCCCGGGAATTCCGGCGGCCCGCTTTTCAATGCACGCGGTCAGGTGATCGGGATCATCAACATGGGCGTTCCCACCATGGAAGGGCTCAATTTCGCCATTCCGGCACGCCATGCAAAATATATCCTTGATCACATTGACGCCTTCGCCTACGACGCCACCAACCCTGAATCCGG
- a CDS encoding valine--pyruvate transaminase translates to MDFSKFGEKFTRKAGITQLMDDLGAAMAGGDMLMLGGGNPAHIPDVQKCFRARMEAIMAEPHGFETLIGNYDGSRGNEAFIDALAALLREQFGWEITARNIALTNGAQSGLFYLFNLFAGDMPDGSKKKVLFPLTPEYIGYADAGLTDRFFAAQRPSMELIGDRLFKYHVNFEELEVGDDIGALCVSRPTNPTGNVLTDAEIQHLDTIAGHCGIPLIIDNAYGLPFPNIIFEDAKPFWSPNTILTMSLSKLGLPNLRTGIVIAPEEIAAAIGDINGVLNLAPGGAGARLALEMVRSGEIVNLSKEVIQPFYRRKAFQTLEQFEHHLGDIPCRIHKPEGALFLWLWFPELPCTSTRLYERLKARHTLVVPGNCFFPGLEHEEWPHKHECIRVSYAQDDAVVAEGVKIICEEVKELYS, encoded by the coding sequence ATGGATTTTTCTAAGTTTGGCGAAAAGTTTACCCGTAAGGCCGGGATCACACAGCTGATGGATGATCTCGGGGCCGCCATGGCGGGCGGAGATATGCTGATGCTCGGCGGCGGAAACCCGGCTCACATTCCGGACGTTCAGAAATGTTTCCGTGCGCGAATGGAAGCCATCATGGCGGAACCGCACGGTTTTGAAACACTGATCGGTAATTATGACGGATCGCGTGGTAACGAAGCTTTCATCGATGCACTTGCCGCGTTGCTCCGGGAACAGTTCGGCTGGGAGATCACCGCACGGAATATCGCTCTGACCAACGGGGCACAAAGCGGCCTGTTTTATCTGTTCAATCTGTTTGCCGGCGATATGCCGGACGGATCGAAAAAGAAAGTCCTGTTTCCTCTTACCCCTGAATACATCGGTTATGCCGACGCCGGACTGACCGACCGTTTTTTCGCGGCACAACGCCCCAGCATGGAATTGATCGGCGACCGCCTGTTTAAATATCACGTCAATTTTGAGGAACTTGAGGTCGGCGATGATATCGGCGCCCTCTGTGTTTCCCGTCCGACCAATCCAACCGGTAACGTACTGACCGATGCCGAAATCCAGCACCTGGACACCATTGCCGGCCATTGCGGCATTCCCCTGATTATCGACAACGCATACGGGCTCCCTTTTCCGAACATCATATTTGAAGACGCCAAACCCTTCTGGAGTCCCAACACCATTCTGACCATGAGCCTGTCCAAACTCGGACTGCCGAATCTACGGACCGGCATTGTCATTGCACCGGAAGAAATTGCCGCGGCCATCGGCGATATCAATGGAGTGCTGAACCTGGCCCCCGGCGGAGCAGGAGCCAGACTGGCCCTGGAAATGGTACGCAGCGGCGAAATCGTGAACCTCAGCAAAGAAGTAATCCAGCCGTTCTATCGCCGCAAAGCCTTTCAGACACTGGAGCAGTTTGAGCATCATCTGGGCGATATCCCGTGCAGAATCCATAAACCGGAAGGTGCCCTCTTTCTATGGCTTTGGTTTCCGGAACTTCCCTGCACGTCAACCCGGCTTTATGAACGCCTCAAAGCACGCCATACACTGGTAGTTCCGGGCAACTGCTTTTTCCCGGGACTGGAACATGAAGAGTGGCCGCACAAACACGAGTGCATCCGGGTCTCCTATGCTCAGGACGATGCCGTTGTGGCCGAGGGCGTAAAAATAATCTGCGAAGAAGTAAAGGAACTCTATTCGTGA
- a CDS encoding ArsR family transcriptional regulator, whose product MTGKEKNLYEAKAKVLKALAHPTRLWMAEQLSVGERCVCEFVDQIDADFSTISKHLSVLKQAGIVQDEKRGKQVFYKMKVPCVMNFMSCVEAVIENNAKDQATLLK is encoded by the coding sequence ATGACCGGGAAGGAAAAAAATCTGTATGAAGCGAAGGCAAAGGTGCTGAAGGCGCTGGCGCATCCGACGCGGCTGTGGATGGCGGAGCAGCTGTCGGTCGGGGAAAGGTGTGTCTGCGAATTTGTGGATCAGATCGATGCCGATTTTTCGACAATCTCGAAGCATCTTTCGGTACTGAAACAGGCGGGAATTGTGCAGGACGAGAAGCGCGGCAAGCAGGTGTTTTATAAAATGAAGGTTCCATGCGTGATGAATTTCATGAGTTGTGTGGAAGCGGTCATTGAGAACAATGCAAAGGATCAGGCGACATTATTGAAATAA
- a CDS encoding PEP-CTERM sorting domain-containing protein translates to MKPNQLITTMAAVMICSASFAVLIPANVTVTGDPATGAGATITFNHDVNFTIENDNSIGLIRYHFGVLYPQTDSSDNLTASSPTLIRKNGVDTWDLWRYQEARYEISNWSALWTYDTGGISVGDVLTIPSGTTVTLGAGSAETQLFSSGTYNMWLQGNSGSLLAGEISTAIPEPSAIALIAFFGGGILFVRRRLMM, encoded by the coding sequence ATGAAACCTAATCAACTAATAACAACAATGGCCGCAGTAATGATCTGTTCGGCATCATTCGCCGTTTTAATCCCTGCAAATGTGACTGTAACCGGCGACCCCGCTACCGGGGCCGGAGCAACCATCACCTTTAATCATGATGTTAATTTCACGATCGAAAACGATAATTCCATCGGACTTATTAGGTATCACTTCGGTGTTTTATATCCGCAAACGGATTCGTCCGATAACCTCACCGCTTCAAGTCCGACCCTGATCCGGAAAAACGGCGTGGATACCTGGGACCTCTGGCGCTATCAGGAAGCCAGATATGAAATAAGCAACTGGAGCGCCCTGTGGACGTACGATACGGGCGGCATCAGTGTCGGCGACGTGCTTACCATTCCTTCCGGAACAACAGTCACCCTTGGAGCCGGATCCGCCGAAACGCAATTATTTTCAAGCGGCACCTATAATATGTGGCTGCAAGGGAACTCAGGCTCGCTTCTTGCCGGAGAAATATCGACGGCCATTCCTGAGCCGTCCGCAATTGCCCTTATCGCCTTCTTCGGCGGTGGCATTCTCTTCGTCCGTCGTCGTCTGATGATGTAA